From Butyricimonas paravirosa, one genomic window encodes:
- the def gene encoding peptide deformylase: MRIVQLLFGVWVGICFLACGEKSDSFTREERERIGHSEEEGIMPLFLVTNRVDSLFLRLQAKEFGKEDVETETFRVLRSRMLATVRDSLNEGVGIAAPQVGISRQLVAVQRLDKTGEPFEFYVNPEIVYFSQDTVLGQEGCLSIPGRMGSVYRSKEIVVRYRDELSFEWRQDTVREFTARIFQHEIDHLNGILYTDYLP; the protein is encoded by the coding sequence ATGAGAATAGTTCAGTTATTATTTGGCGTGTGGGTAGGGATATGTTTCCTTGCGTGTGGAGAGAAATCGGATTCTTTTACACGGGAGGAACGGGAACGCATCGGACATTCGGAAGAAGAGGGTATTATGCCTCTGTTTCTTGTAACAAACCGGGTAGATTCATTGTTCCTGCGTTTGCAGGCAAAAGAATTCGGGAAAGAAGATGTCGAGACGGAAACCTTTCGTGTTTTAAGATCACGTATGCTTGCTACCGTGAGGGATTCCTTGAACGAGGGAGTGGGTATTGCGGCTCCTCAAGTCGGTATATCACGTCAATTAGTTGCTGTGCAGCGATTGGATAAAACGGGAGAGCCTTTTGAATTTTACGTGAATCCGGAAATCGTTTATTTCTCTCAAGATACTGTTTTAGGGCAGGAAGGATGTTTGTCTATTCCGGGTCGGATGGGGTCGGTATATCGGTCTAAAGAGATTGTCGTGCGCTATCGGGATGAACTTTCTTTCGAGTGGAGACAAGATACGGTGAGAGAATTTACAGCTCGCATTTTTCAACACGAGATCGACCATTTGAATGGAATTCTGTACACGGATTATCTTCCGTGA
- a CDS encoding nitroreductase family protein — protein MIRINVTVEVKSEVRAQVVELLREMSELSRQEKGCIGYEILENNRLDNVLMIIETWENETLLAVHKGSDHFVRIIPRVRELATEMCSQKFTDMAAVNEAIVGRRSVRNYAPDKVCVETIERLLRAAMYAPSVKDRRPWEFFVIEDREHLDTLAETLPEGMALRTAPAAILVCCNTRRAGLDGGNWPQELGACVQNLMLQAYGEKLGTTWVGIYPQMHRVHQVKTLFHLSSEFVPFAVVAIGKPADEQAPVPERYDPSKIHFITR, from the coding sequence ATGATCAGGATAAATGTTACAGTTGAGGTGAAGAGCGAGGTTCGCGCTCAAGTCGTGGAACTTTTGCGTGAGATGTCTGAATTGTCAAGGCAGGAAAAGGGGTGTATCGGGTACGAAATACTTGAAAATAATCGTTTGGATAACGTGTTGATGATCATAGAAACGTGGGAAAATGAAACCTTGCTGGCTGTTCATAAAGGAAGTGATCATTTCGTGAGAATTATCCCGCGGGTTCGGGAACTGGCAACGGAAATGTGTAGCCAGAAGTTCACGGATATGGCAGCCGTGAACGAGGCTATCGTGGGACGTCGTAGTGTGAGAAATTATGCTCCGGATAAGGTGTGCGTGGAGACGATCGAGCGATTGCTGAGAGCGGCCATGTACGCACCTTCGGTTAAAGATCGCCGTCCCTGGGAGTTTTTCGTGATAGAAGATCGGGAACATCTTGATACTTTGGCTGAGACTTTACCGGAAGGGATGGCTTTAAGAACAGCCCCGGCCGCGATTTTAGTTTGTTGTAATACCCGCCGGGCCGGGCTTGACGGGGGAAACTGGCCCCAAGAGCTGGGAGCGTGTGTCCAAAACCTGATGTTGCAGGCCTACGGGGAGAAACTGGGAACCACTTGGGTTGGAATTTATCCTCAGATGCACCGGGTTCATCAAGTGAAAACTTTGTTTCACTTGTCATCGGAATTCGTGCCGTTTGCCGTTGTGGCAATCGGGAAACCGGCAGATGAGCAAGCACCTGTTCCCGAGCGTTATGACCCTTCGAAAATACATTTTATCACTCGTTAA
- a CDS encoding GNAT family N-acetyltransferase, translating into MEIKSKQENFRLREWKLTDIVSLVKHINNEKIWNNVRDGLPYPYTMLDADKYIRMVQAQPYVQNFAIEVAGEAVGGVGIVPLTDVERLSAEVGYWLGEDYWGRGITSEAVALLVDYVFRETGIIRLFASVYEYNPASMKVLEKVGFTRQAILRDAAIKNGRVIDMYYYDLIKREIWESVY; encoded by the coding sequence ATGGAAATAAAAAGTAAACAGGAAAATTTTAGATTGCGGGAGTGGAAGTTGACGGATATAGTATCATTAGTAAAACATATTAATAACGAGAAAATATGGAATAACGTGCGGGATGGACTTCCATACCCGTATACAATGTTGGATGCTGATAAGTATATCCGGATGGTACAGGCCCAACCTTATGTTCAAAATTTTGCCATAGAGGTAGCGGGAGAGGCCGTGGGAGGAGTTGGGATCGTACCCTTGACAGATGTGGAGCGCCTTAGTGCAGAGGTCGGTTATTGGCTGGGTGAGGACTATTGGGGGCGGGGAATTACGAGCGAGGCTGTTGCGTTGTTGGTTGATTACGTGTTTCGGGAAACCGGAATTATTCGTTTGTTTGCCTCTGTTTACGAGTATAATCCGGCCTCGATGAAAGTGTTGGAAAAAGTCGGTTTTACCAGACAGGCTATTTTGCGTGATGCTGCGATTAAAAACGGACGGGTGATAGATATGTATTATTATGATCTGATAAAGCGTGAAATATGGGAAAGCGTGTATTGA
- a CDS encoding YtxH domain-containing protein, translating into MKHETSNLLIGLGIGAVVGVAVGYLMVADNRKKLAEEFDRAVSKVKEEVKDVYSKAKNKAENVKEHVTEDVNHVAEKVAGKTATETK; encoded by the coding sequence ATGAAACATGAAACTTCAAATCTACTGATAGGGCTAGGTATTGGCGCTGTTGTAGGAGTTGCTGTCGGTTATTTAATGGTAGCTGATAATCGTAAAAAATTAGCGGAAGAGTTTGATCGTGCCGTGTCTAAAGTGAAGGAAGAGGTGAAGGACGTTTATTCAAAAGCAAAAAACAAGGCCGAGAACGTGAAAGAACACGTGACCGAGGATGTCAATCATGTAGCTGAAAAGGTTGCGGGGAAGACTGCTACGGAAACGAAGTAA
- a CDS encoding phage holin family protein: protein MENIAEKTFAELKEDISTYVELRLELLKLNTYERVAKTMAVFSYGIVLVLLAFFAILFLFLALGFFLGELLGSMALGFVLVVGMYLLLFGITMFFKRKITSKVMNEIITAMMSKDEKDNEETTDPAGHVDGGTAPGA from the coding sequence ATGGAGAATATTGCCGAGAAGACGTTTGCTGAGTTGAAAGAGGATATTTCAACTTACGTGGAATTGAGGCTAGAGCTATTAAAATTGAATACATACGAAAGGGTTGCCAAGACAATGGCAGTCTTTTCGTATGGTATTGTTTTGGTTTTATTGGCTTTTTTTGCCATTTTATTTTTGTTCCTGGCGTTAGGTTTTTTCTTGGGAGAATTATTGGGTAGCATGGCTTTGGGATTCGTGTTGGTGGTTGGGATGTACCTGTTGTTGTTCGGGATAACGATGTTTTTCAAGAGAAAGATCACGTCCAAGGTGATGAACGAGATTATAACAGCAATGATGAGTAAGGATGAAAAAGATAATGAAGAGACAACCGACCCCGCTGGACATGTTGATGGCGGAACAGCGCCGGGTGCGTGA
- a CDS encoding MATE family efflux transporter has protein sequence MSSINASQVLETKPVGKLLLQYSIPAIIGMTVTSLYNIIDSVFIGHGVGPLAISGLAITFPLMNLIIAFSTLVGIGGATISSIYLGQKDTEKTNSVLGNVLLLCVINGFCFGGLTLIFLDPILHFFGASPATLPYARDFMQVILMGNPIAFTFIGLNNVMRATGYPKKAMLSSLLTVFANIILAPIFIFHLDWGIRGAALATVISQSIGLIWIVSHYLNKNTTIRFKPGIFKLKGRIIMSIFSIGMSPFLMNVCASSVVIILNNSFMRYGGDLAIGAYGIVNRVLTLFIMIEIGVTQGMQPVIGFNYGALLFDRVRKTLRYALIAGVSIMTFGFLLSQLFPSAIVGMFTDNHELMELSKFGLRVTCLMFPLAGCQIIITNFFQSIGKAKVSIFLSLSRQLLFLIPFLLILPRFWGITGVWSSMPMADFISFMTTIGTFMYFVRKGLLFKTNKTIE, from the coding sequence ATGTCGAGTATTAATGCATCGCAGGTTTTGGAGACAAAGCCAGTCGGGAAGTTATTATTACAGTATTCAATCCCTGCAATCATCGGGATGACAGTAACGTCGTTGTATAATATTATTGATAGTGTTTTTATCGGGCATGGTGTGGGGCCGTTAGCTATATCGGGTTTAGCGATCACTTTTCCCTTGATGAACCTGATTATTGCTTTTTCGACTTTGGTAGGAATCGGGGGAGCGACAATCAGTTCGATTTATCTCGGGCAGAAAGACACGGAGAAAACGAATTCTGTCTTGGGGAACGTGTTGTTGTTATGCGTGATTAACGGGTTTTGTTTCGGGGGATTGACTTTGATATTCTTAGATCCGATCTTGCATTTCTTCGGGGCTAGTCCGGCGACTTTACCTTACGCCCGGGATTTTATGCAGGTTATTTTGATGGGAAATCCGATTGCTTTTACTTTTATCGGTCTGAACAACGTGATGCGAGCCACGGGATACCCGAAAAAGGCCATGTTGAGTTCTTTACTGACCGTATTTGCCAATATTATTCTAGCCCCGATATTCATTTTTCATTTGGATTGGGGAATCCGGGGAGCAGCATTGGCCACGGTGATCTCCCAGTCGATCGGTTTAATCTGGATCGTGAGTCACTATCTGAACAAGAACACGACGATACGTTTTAAACCGGGAATATTTAAATTGAAAGGTCGGATTATCATGAGTATTTTTTCCATCGGGATGTCACCTTTCTTGATGAACGTGTGTGCTAGTTCAGTGGTCATTATATTGAATAATAGTTTTATGCGCTATGGTGGTGACTTGGCTATCGGGGCCTACGGGATTGTGAATCGGGTACTGACCTTGTTTATCATGATCGAGATCGGGGTGACACAGGGGATGCAGCCGGTAATCGGGTTTAATTACGGGGCGCTTCTTTTTGACCGGGTACGTAAGACTTTACGTTATGCATTGATTGCCGGGGTTTCTATCATGACGTTTGGTTTTTTGTTGAGCCAGTTGTTTCCCTCGGCAATTGTGGGGATGTTTACGGATAATCATGAGTTGATGGAATTATCTAAATTTGGCTTACGAGTGACTTGTTTGATGTTCCCTCTCGCGGGGTGCCAGATTATTATCACGAACTTTTTTCAATCCATTGGGAAAGCTAAAGTCTCCATATTTTTGTCTCTTTCCCGACAATTGTTATTTTTGATTCCGTTTTTGTTAATATTACCTCGTTTCTGGGGGATTACAGGCGTGTGGAGTAGTATGCCCATGGCAGATTTTATTTCTTTCATGACCACGATAGGCACGTTCATGTATTTTGTCAGAAAAGGACTTTTGTTTAAAACTAATAAAACAATAGAATGA